The Strigops habroptila isolate Jane chromosome 8, bStrHab1.2.pri, whole genome shotgun sequence genome includes a window with the following:
- the DTYMK gene encoding thymidylate kinase produces MAGWRGALIVLEGVDRAGKSTQCRRLVQSLRAAGLRADLLRFPERSTEIGQLISSYLVKDKNLEDHTIHLLFSANRWEHVPLMKEKLHKGITLVVDRYAFSGVAFTSAKENFCLEWCKQPDIGLPKPDLILFLQLSPEEAAKRGNFGSERYENSSFQEKVLQSFYHLMTDKTLNWKLMDASKSIEDLHREIKSIAEETIQEVQNKPLEELWK; encoded by the exons ATGGCGGGCTGGCGCGGGGCGCTGATCGTGCTGGAGGGGGTGGACCGCGCCGGGAAGAGCACGCAGTGCCGCCGGCTCGTGCAGAGCCTGCGCGCCGCCGGGCTCCGCGCCGACCTGCTCCGCTTCCCGG AGAGATCAACGGAGATTGGGCAGCTGATCAGCTCCTACCTGGTGAAGGACAAGAACCTGGAGGACCACACCATTCACCTGCTCTTCTCTGCTAACCGCTGGGAACATGT ACCACTGATGAAAGAGAAACTGCATAAGGGGATCACGCTCGTAGTTGACAGATATGCCTTTTCTGGGGTGGCCTTCACAAGTGCCAAAGAG AACTTCTGCCTGGAGTGGTGCAAACAGCCTGACATTGGACTCCCAAAGCCAGATCtgattctgtttcttcagttaagcccagaagaagcagcaaaacgAGGCAACTTTGGAAGTGAACGTTACGAGAACAGCTCTTTCCAAGAGAAAGTTCTACAGTCCTTCTATCATCTCATGACAGACAAGACATTAAACTGGAAG CTAATGGATGCTTCAAAGAGCATAGAAGACTTGCACAGAGAAATCAAGTCCATTGCAGAGGAAACCATCCAGGAGGTTCAGAATAAACCTTTGGAAGaactttggaaataa
- the ING5 gene encoding inhibitor of growth protein 5 isoform X1, which translates to MATAMYLEHYLDSIENLPCELQRNFQLMRELDQRTEGVFRCSDKKAEIDSLAAEYIESVKNMLPAERMEHLKKIQSAYSKCKEYSDDKVQLAMQTYEMVDKHIRRLDADLARFEADLKDKLEGSDFENPGSRSLKKGRSQKDKRGSRGRGRRTSEEDTPKKKKLKGGSEFADTILSVHPSDVLDMPVDPNEPTYCLCHQVSYGEMIGCDNPDCPIEWFHFACVDLTTKPKGKWFCPRCVQERKKKK; encoded by the exons ATGGCGACCGCCATGTACCTGGAGCACTACCTGGACA gTATCGAAAACCTGCCGTGCGAGCTGCAGAGGAACTTCCAGCTGATGCGGGAGTTGGATCAGAGAACAGAAGGTGTGTTCAGGTGTTCCG ataagaaagcagaaattgaCAGTCTTGCAGCAGAATACATTGAATCAGTGAAGAACATGTTACCTGCGGAAAGAATGGAACACCTGAAGAAAATCCAGAGTGCCTACAGCAAATGTAAAGAGTACAGTGATGATAAAGTCCAGCTGGCCATGCAGACCTATGAGATG GTGGATAAGCATATCCGCCGGCTGGATGCAGACTTGGCCCGGTTTGAGGCAGATCTGAAAGATAAACTGGAAGGCAGTGACTTTGAAAACCCTGGATCTCGAAGTCTGAAAA aggGACGAagtcagaaagacaaaagaggCTCTCGCGGTCGAGGCAGGCGAACGTCTGAAGAAGAtacaccaaagaaaaagaagctcaAAGGAGG ATCTGAGTTTGCTGATACCATCCTGTCGGTGCATCCCTCAGATGTCCTAGACATGCCAGTGGACCCCAACGAACCTACCTACTGCCTGTGCCACCAGGTGTCCTATGGAGAAATGATTGGCTGTGACAATCCTGAT tgcCCAATTGAATGGTTCCACTTCGCTTGTGTGGACCTCACCACCAAACCAAAAGGGAAATG GTTTTGTCCTCGTTGtgttcaggaaagaaagaaaaagaagtaa
- the ING5 gene encoding inhibitor of growth protein 5 isoform X2, giving the protein MATAMYLEHYLDSIENLPCELQRNFQLMRELDQRTEDKKAEIDSLAAEYIESVKNMLPAERMEHLKKIQSAYSKCKEYSDDKVQLAMQTYEMVDKHIRRLDADLARFEADLKDKLEGSDFENPGSRSLKKGRSQKDKRGSRGRGRRTSEEDTPKKKKLKGGSEFADTILSVHPSDVLDMPVDPNEPTYCLCHQVSYGEMIGCDNPDCPIEWFHFACVDLTTKPKGKWFCPRCVQERKKKK; this is encoded by the exons ATGGCGACCGCCATGTACCTGGAGCACTACCTGGACA gTATCGAAAACCTGCCGTGCGAGCTGCAGAGGAACTTCCAGCTGATGCGGGAGTTGGATCAGAGAACAGAAG ataagaaagcagaaattgaCAGTCTTGCAGCAGAATACATTGAATCAGTGAAGAACATGTTACCTGCGGAAAGAATGGAACACCTGAAGAAAATCCAGAGTGCCTACAGCAAATGTAAAGAGTACAGTGATGATAAAGTCCAGCTGGCCATGCAGACCTATGAGATG GTGGATAAGCATATCCGCCGGCTGGATGCAGACTTGGCCCGGTTTGAGGCAGATCTGAAAGATAAACTGGAAGGCAGTGACTTTGAAAACCCTGGATCTCGAAGTCTGAAAA aggGACGAagtcagaaagacaaaagaggCTCTCGCGGTCGAGGCAGGCGAACGTCTGAAGAAGAtacaccaaagaaaaagaagctcaAAGGAGG ATCTGAGTTTGCTGATACCATCCTGTCGGTGCATCCCTCAGATGTCCTAGACATGCCAGTGGACCCCAACGAACCTACCTACTGCCTGTGCCACCAGGTGTCCTATGGAGAAATGATTGGCTGTGACAATCCTGAT tgcCCAATTGAATGGTTCCACTTCGCTTGTGTGGACCTCACCACCAAACCAAAAGGGAAATG GTTTTGTCCTCGTTGtgttcaggaaagaaagaaaaagaagtaa
- the ING5 gene encoding inhibitor of growth protein 5 isoform X4, translating to MRELDQRTEDKKAEIDSLAAEYIESVKNMLPAERMEHLKKIQSAYSKCKEYSDDKVQLAMQTYEMVDKHIRRLDADLARFEADLKDKLEGSDFENPGSRSLKKGRSQKDKRGSRGRGRRTSEEDTPKKKKLKGGSEFADTILSVHPSDVLDMPVDPNEPTYCLCHQVSYGEMIGCDNPDCPIEWFHFACVDLTTKPKGKWFCPRCVQERKKKK from the exons ATGCGGGAGTTGGATCAGAGAACAGAAG ataagaaagcagaaattgaCAGTCTTGCAGCAGAATACATTGAATCAGTGAAGAACATGTTACCTGCGGAAAGAATGGAACACCTGAAGAAAATCCAGAGTGCCTACAGCAAATGTAAAGAGTACAGTGATGATAAAGTCCAGCTGGCCATGCAGACCTATGAGATG GTGGATAAGCATATCCGCCGGCTGGATGCAGACTTGGCCCGGTTTGAGGCAGATCTGAAAGATAAACTGGAAGGCAGTGACTTTGAAAACCCTGGATCTCGAAGTCTGAAAA aggGACGAagtcagaaagacaaaagaggCTCTCGCGGTCGAGGCAGGCGAACGTCTGAAGAAGAtacaccaaagaaaaagaagctcaAAGGAGG ATCTGAGTTTGCTGATACCATCCTGTCGGTGCATCCCTCAGATGTCCTAGACATGCCAGTGGACCCCAACGAACCTACCTACTGCCTGTGCCACCAGGTGTCCTATGGAGAAATGATTGGCTGTGACAATCCTGAT tgcCCAATTGAATGGTTCCACTTCGCTTGTGTGGACCTCACCACCAAACCAAAAGGGAAATG GTTTTGTCCTCGTTGtgttcaggaaagaaagaaaaagaagtaa
- the ING5 gene encoding inhibitor of growth protein 5 isoform X3 → MRELDQRTEGVFRCSDKKAEIDSLAAEYIESVKNMLPAERMEHLKKIQSAYSKCKEYSDDKVQLAMQTYEMVDKHIRRLDADLARFEADLKDKLEGSDFENPGSRSLKKGRSQKDKRGSRGRGRRTSEEDTPKKKKLKGGSEFADTILSVHPSDVLDMPVDPNEPTYCLCHQVSYGEMIGCDNPDCPIEWFHFACVDLTTKPKGKWFCPRCVQERKKKK, encoded by the exons ATGCGGGAGTTGGATCAGAGAACAGAAGGTGTGTTCAGGTGTTCCG ataagaaagcagaaattgaCAGTCTTGCAGCAGAATACATTGAATCAGTGAAGAACATGTTACCTGCGGAAAGAATGGAACACCTGAAGAAAATCCAGAGTGCCTACAGCAAATGTAAAGAGTACAGTGATGATAAAGTCCAGCTGGCCATGCAGACCTATGAGATG GTGGATAAGCATATCCGCCGGCTGGATGCAGACTTGGCCCGGTTTGAGGCAGATCTGAAAGATAAACTGGAAGGCAGTGACTTTGAAAACCCTGGATCTCGAAGTCTGAAAA aggGACGAagtcagaaagacaaaagaggCTCTCGCGGTCGAGGCAGGCGAACGTCTGAAGAAGAtacaccaaagaaaaagaagctcaAAGGAGG ATCTGAGTTTGCTGATACCATCCTGTCGGTGCATCCCTCAGATGTCCTAGACATGCCAGTGGACCCCAACGAACCTACCTACTGCCTGTGCCACCAGGTGTCCTATGGAGAAATGATTGGCTGTGACAATCCTGAT tgcCCAATTGAATGGTTCCACTTCGCTTGTGTGGACCTCACCACCAAACCAAAAGGGAAATG GTTTTGTCCTCGTTGtgttcaggaaagaaagaaaaagaagtaa
- the D2HGDH gene encoding D-2-hydroxyglutarate dehydrogenase, mitochondrial isoform X1, producing the protein MGVPPVVPRCAVWRRWAPLGWLTGCHRSASAQQGGTNAPGVLRQRELPRSAAPRPCGWRPRSRRALHAAAPSWQEVMLTSERYGVRRLPFSRVSDGDVAFFERIMPGRVITNAEELKPFNVDWLKSVRGCSKLMLKPQTTAEVSQVLRYCYERNLAVNPQGGNTGLAGGSVPVFDEIILSTVLMNRITSFDKVSGILVCQAGCILEKLSEYLEEQGFIMPLDLGAKGSCHIGGNVATNAGGLRLLRYGSLRGTVLGLEVVLADGSALDCLASLRKDNTGYDLKQLFIGSEGTLGVITAVSILCPQKPKAVNLAFLGCQSFAKVLETFTTCRAMLGEILSAYEFMDEKCMELVERHLKLSSPVTDSPFYVLIETSGSNSTHDEEKLNNFLEQAMASGLVTDGTVATDEKKIKTLWSLRERITEALTHDGYVYKYDISLPVGKLYDLVTDTRARLGPSAKNVMGYGHLGDGNLHLNITAESYSHSLLDAIEPFVYEWTARYNGSISAEHGLGFKKKQFIQYSKSKEAILLMQHFKAMLDPKGILNPYKMLPSSS; encoded by the exons ATGGGGGTTCCGCCTGTGGTGCCCCGCTGCGCTGTGTGGAGGCGCTGGGCGCCGCTGGGCTGGCTGACGGGCTGCCACAGGAGCGCCTCGGCACAGCAGGGCGGCACTAACGCCCCGGGGGTGCTTCGGCAGAGGGAACTGCCCCGGAGTGCGGCTCCCAGGCCGTGCGGCTGGAGGCCCCGGAGCAGGAGAGCGCTCCATGCAGCCGCCCCCAGCTGGCAGGAGGTCATGCTGACCAGCGAGCGGTACGGAGTGCGGCGGCTGCCCTTCTCCCGGGTGTCTGACGGCGATGTGGCGTTCTTCGAGCGGATAATGCCAGGCAGAGTCATCACAAATGCGGAGGAATTGAAACCGTTTAACGTGGACTGGCTTAAGTCGGTCCGAG GCTGTAGCAAGCTGATGTTGAAGCCGCAGACGACAGCAGAGGTGTCTCAAGTTCTCAG gtACTGTTACGAGAGGAACCTGGCAGTGAACCCTCAAGGGGGTAACACAGGCCTTGCTGGGGGCAGCGTTCCTGTCTTTGATGAGATCATTCTCTCCACTGTTCTCATGAACCGGATCACCAGCTTTGACAAGGTGTCTG GAATCCTTGTGTGCCAAGCTGGCTGCATCTTGGAGAAGCTCAGCGAGTACTTGGAGGAGCAGGGGTTTATCATGCCGCTTGACTTGGGGGCAAAGGGTAGCTGCCACATAGGCGGCAATGTGGCCACTAATGCTGGAGGCCTACGGCTCTTGAGATACGGCTCTCTCCGAGGGACAGTGCTGGGACTGGAAGTG GTGCTGGCTGATGGCTCAGCTCTGGACTGTTTGGCCTCTCTACGCAAAGATAACACTGGCTATGATTTGAAGCAGCTTTTCATTGGATCTGAGGGGACCTTGGGAGTTATCACTGCTGTCTCCATACTCTGTCCTCAGAAACCAAAGGCTGTGAACCTGGCATTCCTAG GGTGTCAGAGTTTTGCTAAGGTTCTGGAAACATTTACAACCTGCAGAGCCATGCTGGGAGAGATCCTATCTGCCTATGAGTTCATGGATGAGAAATGCATGGAATTGGTTGAGAGACATCTCAAGCTATCCAGCCCAGTGACAG ACAgccctttttatgttttaattgaAACTTCGGGCTCCAACTCAACCCATGATGAAGAAAAATTGAACAACTTCCTAGAACAAGCCATGGCTTCTGGTTTGGTCACTGATGGAACTGTGGCAacagatgagaagaaaataaag ACGCTGTGGAGCCTGCGGGAGAGGATCACAGAGGCCCTCACTCACGATGGCTACGTCTACAAGTACGACATCTCCCTCCCTGTGGGAAAGCTGTATGATCTTGTGACTGACACCAGGGCTCGGCTGGGCCCAAGTGCCAAAAACGTGATGGGCTATGGCCACTTAG GAGATGGAAACTTGCACTTGAACATCACGGCAGAGTCCTATAGCCATTCCCTGCTGGATGCCATTGAGCCGTTTGTGTATGAGTGGACTGCAAGATACAACGGCAGTATCAGTGCAGAGCATGGACTGGGCTTCAAGAAAAAGCAGTTCATTCAGTACAGCAAATCCAAGGAGGCAATCCTTCTAATGCAGCATTTCAAAGCCATGTTAGACCCCAAAGGGATCCTCAACCCATACAAGATGCTGCCCTCCAGTTCCTGA
- the D2HGDH gene encoding D-2-hydroxyglutarate dehydrogenase, mitochondrial isoform X3, with translation MNRITSFDKVSGILVCQAGCILEKLSEYLEEQGFIMPLDLGAKGSCHIGGNVATNAGGLRLLRYGSLRGTVLGLEVVLADGSALDCLASLRKDNTGYDLKQLFIGSEGTLGVITAVSILCPQKPKAVNLAFLGCQSFAKVLETFTTCRAMLGEILSAYEFMDEKCMELVERHLKLSSPVTDSPFYVLIETSGSNSTHDEEKLNNFLEQAMASGLVTDGTVATDEKKIKTLWSLRERITEALTHDGYVYKYDISLPVGKLYDLVTDTRARLGPSAKNVMGYGHLGDGNLHLNITAESYSHSLLDAIEPFVYEWTARYNGSISAEHGLGFKKKQFIQYSKSKEAILLMQHFKAMLDPKGILNPYKMLPSSS, from the exons ATGAACCGGATCACCAGCTTTGACAAGGTGTCTG GAATCCTTGTGTGCCAAGCTGGCTGCATCTTGGAGAAGCTCAGCGAGTACTTGGAGGAGCAGGGGTTTATCATGCCGCTTGACTTGGGGGCAAAGGGTAGCTGCCACATAGGCGGCAATGTGGCCACTAATGCTGGAGGCCTACGGCTCTTGAGATACGGCTCTCTCCGAGGGACAGTGCTGGGACTGGAAGTG GTGCTGGCTGATGGCTCAGCTCTGGACTGTTTGGCCTCTCTACGCAAAGATAACACTGGCTATGATTTGAAGCAGCTTTTCATTGGATCTGAGGGGACCTTGGGAGTTATCACTGCTGTCTCCATACTCTGTCCTCAGAAACCAAAGGCTGTGAACCTGGCATTCCTAG GGTGTCAGAGTTTTGCTAAGGTTCTGGAAACATTTACAACCTGCAGAGCCATGCTGGGAGAGATCCTATCTGCCTATGAGTTCATGGATGAGAAATGCATGGAATTGGTTGAGAGACATCTCAAGCTATCCAGCCCAGTGACAG ACAgccctttttatgttttaattgaAACTTCGGGCTCCAACTCAACCCATGATGAAGAAAAATTGAACAACTTCCTAGAACAAGCCATGGCTTCTGGTTTGGTCACTGATGGAACTGTGGCAacagatgagaagaaaataaag ACGCTGTGGAGCCTGCGGGAGAGGATCACAGAGGCCCTCACTCACGATGGCTACGTCTACAAGTACGACATCTCCCTCCCTGTGGGAAAGCTGTATGATCTTGTGACTGACACCAGGGCTCGGCTGGGCCCAAGTGCCAAAAACGTGATGGGCTATGGCCACTTAG GAGATGGAAACTTGCACTTGAACATCACGGCAGAGTCCTATAGCCATTCCCTGCTGGATGCCATTGAGCCGTTTGTGTATGAGTGGACTGCAAGATACAACGGCAGTATCAGTGCAGAGCATGGACTGGGCTTCAAGAAAAAGCAGTTCATTCAGTACAGCAAATCCAAGGAGGCAATCCTTCTAATGCAGCATTTCAAAGCCATGTTAGACCCCAAAGGGATCCTCAACCCATACAAGATGCTGCCCTCCAGTTCCTGA
- the D2HGDH gene encoding D-2-hydroxyglutarate dehydrogenase, mitochondrial isoform X2, with translation MPLDLGAKGSCHIGGNVATNAGGLRLLRYGSLRGTVLGLEVVLADGSALDCLASLRKDNTGYDLKQLFIGSEGTLGVITAVSILCPQKPKAVNLAFLGCQSFAKVLETFTTCRAMLGEILSAYEFMDEKCMELVERHLKLSSPVTDSPFYVLIETSGSNSTHDEEKLNNFLEQAMASGLVTDGTVATDEKKIKTLWSLRERITEALTHDGYVYKYDISLPVGKLYDLVTDTRARLGPSAKNVMGYGHLGDGNLHLNITAESYSHSLLDAIEPFVYEWTARYNGSISAEHGLGFKKKQFIQYSKSKEAILLMQHFKAMLDPKGILNPYKMLPSSS, from the exons ATGCCGCTTGACTTGGGGGCAAAGGGTAGCTGCCACATAGGCGGCAATGTGGCCACTAATGCTGGAGGCCTACGGCTCTTGAGATACGGCTCTCTCCGAGGGACAGTGCTGGGACTGGAAGTG GTGCTGGCTGATGGCTCAGCTCTGGACTGTTTGGCCTCTCTACGCAAAGATAACACTGGCTATGATTTGAAGCAGCTTTTCATTGGATCTGAGGGGACCTTGGGAGTTATCACTGCTGTCTCCATACTCTGTCCTCAGAAACCAAAGGCTGTGAACCTGGCATTCCTAG GGTGTCAGAGTTTTGCTAAGGTTCTGGAAACATTTACAACCTGCAGAGCCATGCTGGGAGAGATCCTATCTGCCTATGAGTTCATGGATGAGAAATGCATGGAATTGGTTGAGAGACATCTCAAGCTATCCAGCCCAGTGACAG ACAgccctttttatgttttaattgaAACTTCGGGCTCCAACTCAACCCATGATGAAGAAAAATTGAACAACTTCCTAGAACAAGCCATGGCTTCTGGTTTGGTCACTGATGGAACTGTGGCAacagatgagaagaaaataaag ACGCTGTGGAGCCTGCGGGAGAGGATCACAGAGGCCCTCACTCACGATGGCTACGTCTACAAGTACGACATCTCCCTCCCTGTGGGAAAGCTGTATGATCTTGTGACTGACACCAGGGCTCGGCTGGGCCCAAGTGCCAAAAACGTGATGGGCTATGGCCACTTAG GAGATGGAAACTTGCACTTGAACATCACGGCAGAGTCCTATAGCCATTCCCTGCTGGATGCCATTGAGCCGTTTGTGTATGAGTGGACTGCAAGATACAACGGCAGTATCAGTGCAGAGCATGGACTGGGCTTCAAGAAAAAGCAGTTCATTCAGTACAGCAAATCCAAGGAGGCAATCCTTCTAATGCAGCATTTCAAAGCCATGTTAGACCCCAAAGGGATCCTCAACCCATACAAGATGCTGCCCTCCAGTTCCTGA